The following are encoded in a window of Chloroflexota bacterium genomic DNA:
- a CDS encoding imelysin family protein produces MNPWRRLLTAGLLVVAVGCGEGAPDDSEVLISLADQVIVPTYQAAAAAAGDLEAALDALCAVPSDSTLQSAHQAWRDARGAWLRSAAMAFGPVADRRSGGLIDWSPIDPERIERMLAQNPAATEDAVRNTLASTQRGFGAIEYVVFDPDAVSRLSASASPRCDYVRALGGLIASETGAIVDEWTVSRNGGPAYQDFLTGRSSSSMLESAAVAEVVRTQVFLIRALTDLQLAAALGLRGDGPDLAAIPGGAGGNGLADLRATVLGMRDVYLGDAGNDGLGVSHLVTPLSTAADERMRSQFEDALAAVDAVEGPLRAAVVDRPAQVRAVYDRVMDLRRTLNTEVVSLLGVAVGFSDTDGDSMR; encoded by the coding sequence ATGAACCCATGGCGCCGGCTCTTGACGGCGGGATTGCTGGTGGTGGCGGTCGGATGCGGCGAGGGCGCTCCCGACGACTCCGAGGTCTTGATCAGTCTCGCGGACCAGGTGATCGTGCCCACGTACCAGGCGGCGGCCGCGGCGGCCGGCGACCTCGAGGCGGCGCTTGATGCCCTGTGCGCGGTGCCCTCGGACAGCACGCTGCAATCCGCGCACCAGGCGTGGCGGGACGCGCGCGGCGCGTGGCTGCGATCGGCGGCGATGGCGTTCGGTCCGGTTGCGGACCGACGCTCCGGCGGGCTGATCGACTGGTCGCCAATCGATCCCGAGCGAATTGAACGAATGCTGGCACAGAATCCCGCAGCGACCGAGGACGCGGTGCGGAACACCCTGGCGTCGACGCAGCGGGGCTTTGGGGCGATCGAGTACGTCGTGTTCGACCCGGACGCGGTGTCCCGCCTGTCCGCCTCCGCCTCTCCGCGCTGTGACTACGTACGCGCGCTCGGCGGGTTGATTGCGTCCGAAACCGGCGCCATCGTCGATGAGTGGACGGTGTCGCGGAATGGCGGCCCCGCCTACCAGGACTTCCTCACCGGACGGTCGTCGAGCTCGATGCTTGAGAGCGCGGCGGTCGCCGAGGTGGTGCGGACGCAGGTTTTCCTCATCCGCGCACTGACGGACTTGCAGTTGGCGGCGGCCTTGGGGCTGCGGGGCGACGGTCCCGACCTTGCGGCCATTCCCGGTGGGGCGGGCGGCAATGGTCTGGCCGACTTGCGCGCGACGGTGCTGGGCATGCGCGACGTGTACCTGGGAGACGCCGGCAACGACGGGCTCGGGGTCTCGCACCTGGTCACTCCGCTGTCGACCGCGGCGGACGAGCGCATGCGCAGCCAATTCGAAGACGCGTTGGCGGCGGTAGACGCCGTGGAGGGTCCGCTGCGCGCCGCCGTGGTGGACCGGCCGGCACAGGTGCGGGCGGTCTATGACCGGGTGATGGACCTTCGCCGCACGCTCAACACGGAGGTGGTGAGCCTGCTGGGGGTCGCGGTCGGTTTCAGCGACACCGACGGCGACAGCATGCGCTAG
- a CDS encoding HTTM domain-containing protein, protein MRPASWPAGFDRVALAAAHPVSASSAAAFRIAFGLLGLFAVGRFAAHGWIAELYIEPERHFKYLGFEWVQPWPAWGMYLHFALLGVASLGVALGYRYRLCIAAFFVLFTYVELIDKTTYLNHYYWVSLVSFLMIFMPLHRTASLDARRRPAWRRDTIPVWVLWTLRAQLGVVYLFSGIAKLNPDWLLHAQPLRIWLYNNGDLFLVGPLLKEAWVAYAMSWAGAAFDLTIVGWLLWRRSRPFAYLVVIAFHLATWVLFPIGIFPWVMILGTLIFFSPDWPRRLLARLRRRPPPKEAFTLRSAAPPGWTARAAVLVLGLFALAQVIVPLRHWAYPGEVRFNEEGYRFAWRVMLTEKTGHAQFRVTDPLTGQEWLAYPEDYLTPLQAERMAYQPDMILETAHFIADDFKRRGRDVEVRADVFVTFNGRPAVRFIDPEVNLAGVSPGLAPKPWILPAPDGPNTPPVS, encoded by the coding sequence GTGCGCCCGGCGTCATGGCCGGCCGGCTTCGACCGCGTCGCGTTGGCCGCCGCCCACCCGGTGAGCGCCTCCTCGGCCGCGGCCTTTCGCATCGCCTTCGGGCTCCTTGGGCTGTTCGCCGTCGGCCGCTTCGCCGCCCACGGCTGGATCGCCGAGCTCTATATCGAGCCCGAGCGTCACTTCAAATACCTCGGCTTCGAGTGGGTGCAGCCCTGGCCGGCCTGGGGCATGTATCTCCACTTCGCGCTGCTGGGTGTGGCCAGCCTGGGCGTGGCGCTCGGCTACCGCTACCGCCTCTGCATCGCGGCCTTCTTTGTCCTCTTCACCTACGTCGAGCTCATCGACAAGACGACCTATCTCAACCACTACTACTGGGTAAGCCTGGTCAGTTTCCTGATGATCTTCATGCCCTTGCACCGAACGGCGTCGCTGGACGCCCGGCGAAGGCCAGCGTGGCGCCGGGACACGATCCCCGTGTGGGTGCTCTGGACCCTCCGCGCGCAGCTGGGCGTCGTGTATCTGTTTTCGGGCATCGCCAAGCTGAATCCCGACTGGCTGCTGCACGCGCAGCCGCTGCGGATCTGGCTCTACAACAACGGCGACCTATTCCTAGTCGGCCCGCTGCTCAAGGAGGCCTGGGTGGCCTACGCCATGAGTTGGGCCGGGGCCGCATTCGACCTCACCATCGTGGGCTGGCTGTTGTGGCGCCGCAGCCGCCCATTCGCGTACCTCGTGGTCATCGCGTTTCACCTGGCAACGTGGGTGCTCTTTCCCATCGGCATATTCCCGTGGGTCATGATCTTGGGGACGCTCATCTTCTTCTCACCCGACTGGCCCCGGCGGCTGCTGGCGAGGCTCCGCCGCCGCCCACCGCCCAAAGAGGCCTTCACGCTGCGATCCGCCGCGCCCCCCGGCTGGACGGCCCGCGCGGCCGTTCTTGTCCTTGGCCTGTTTGCCTTGGCGCAAGTCATCGTGCCCTTGCGTCACTGGGCCTATCCCGGCGAGGTCCGATTCAACGAGGAGGGCTACCGCTTTGCCTGGCGCGTCATGCTGACGGAGAAGACCGGTCACGCCCAATTCCGCGTCACCGATCCCCTCACCGGGCAGGAGTGGCTGGCGTATCCCGAGGACTACCTCACGCCTCTCCAGGCCGAGCGCATGGCCTACCAGCCGGACATGATCCTGGAAACGGCGCACTTCATCGCCGACGACTTCAAGCGCCGGGGCCGCGACGTCGAGGTACGCGCCGACGTGTTCGTCACGTTCAACGGCCGTCCCGCCGTGCGCTTCATTGACCCCGAAGTCAACCTGGCGGGAGTTTCGCCGGGCCTGGCGCCGAAGCCGTGGATCCTGCCCGCGCCGGACGGCCCCAATACACCGCCCGTGTCCTAG
- a CDS encoding sugar phosphate isomerase/epimerase → MRVGIAATMWGDAPFRTVAEEARDAGYAGLEGGVTDLVGDAPLARRIVSDDGLPLIGGRFAANWFAPEYHDVELDQLRRVAEFLADLDASYVVAAAHAVPERWAAAGHGDPAEELQPDQWGHLAECLARAADICAQEFELQVVVRNQLGSHVETSAELDRLLSLTDPTSLMLAVDVGYLFYLGSDPRAFIRDRIERVAYVILKDVDADLRDRHLALGGTLPAFVHQGGFPELGGGHVDLEGILEILGNSDYDGWLVVDQDLTLRDPAASAQISRECLVHLGLEPES, encoded by the coding sequence GTGCGCGTAGGCATCGCAGCCACCATGTGGGGTGATGCGCCGTTTCGCACCGTCGCCGAGGAGGCCCGCGACGCCGGATATGCCGGGCTCGAAGGCGGCGTGACCGACCTGGTTGGCGACGCCCCGCTCGCGCGCCGCATCGTCTCGGACGACGGCCTTCCGCTCATTGGCGGACGCTTCGCGGCCAACTGGTTCGCCCCCGAGTACCACGACGTTGAGCTGGATCAACTCCGGCGCGTGGCCGAGTTCCTGGCCGACCTCGACGCCTCCTACGTCGTCGCGGCGGCCCACGCGGTGCCCGAACGCTGGGCGGCCGCGGGCCACGGCGATCCCGCCGAGGAGCTGCAGCCGGACCAGTGGGGCCACCTCGCCGAGTGCCTCGCCCGCGCCGCCGACATCTGCGCCCAGGAGTTCGAGCTCCAGGTCGTCGTTCGCAACCAGCTCGGCTCGCACGTGGAGACCAGCGCGGAGCTCGATCGCCTGCTGTCGCTCACCGACCCCACGTCGCTGATGCTCGCCGTCGACGTCGGCTACCTGTTTTATCTGGGCTCCGACCCGCGCGCCTTCATCCGCGACCGCATCGAGCGGGTAGCCTACGTCATCCTCAAAGACGTGGACGCCGATCTCCGCGACCGCCACCTGGCGCTGGGCGGCACGCTGCCCGCCTTCGTCCACCAGGGCGGCTTCCCGGAGCTTGGCGGCGGCCACGTCGACCTGGAAGGCATCCTGGAGATTCTCGGGAACAGCGACTATGACGGATGGCTCGTGGTGGATCAGGACCTTACGCTCCGCGATCCCGCCGCCAGCGCCCAAATCAGCCGAGAATGTCTCGTGCACCTGGGGCTCGAGCCCGAATCATGA
- a CDS encoding NYN domain-containing protein, whose translation MAAANKSAVLIDLASLQALAANGGGTIDFQQLRDRLTGDATLVRATAYGTEHEGQPTPHLDLGSLSRAGYKLVTKRLRRRDDGTLYASVHVEMTVDALDLTPYIDRLTLVTTDPDFVPLIEAVQRRGVRVQVVASGAGRSQPLAAAADETLELDDLLSDVVRRERPRRDRRRPTPPRAAPGETARARVPDRPDEEPRSRRAPPRPPNRPDEEPRPRRAAPPPPPPPPESPPPPPPTAAPEPAAATPAADPPKRRERLTALPGERLSGRAGPNPDAPD comes from the coding sequence GTGGCCGCAGCGAACAAATCCGCCGTCTTGATTGATCTGGCCTCGTTGCAGGCCCTCGCCGCAAACGGCGGCGGGACGATCGACTTCCAGCAGCTGCGCGACCGGCTCACGGGCGACGCCACCCTCGTGCGCGCCACGGCCTACGGCACCGAGCACGAGGGCCAGCCCACCCCGCACCTGGACCTCGGCAGCCTGTCTCGGGCCGGCTACAAGCTCGTGACCAAACGGCTGCGACGCCGCGACGACGGCACGCTCTACGCCAGCGTGCACGTCGAAATGACCGTCGACGCCCTCGACCTCACGCCCTATATCGACCGCCTTACGCTGGTGACCACCGACCCGGACTTCGTGCCGCTCATCGAAGCCGTGCAGCGCCGGGGGGTGCGGGTGCAGGTCGTCGCCAGCGGCGCGGGGCGCAGCCAGCCGCTGGCCGCCGCGGCCGACGAGACGCTGGAGTTGGACGACTTGCTGTCCGACGTGGTGCGCCGCGAACGCCCGCGCCGGGATCGCCGGCGTCCCACGCCACCGCGCGCCGCCCCCGGCGAGACGGCGCGGGCGCGGGTACCCGATCGACCCGACGAGGAACCCCGGTCGCGCCGCGCCCCGCCGCGACCGCCCAATCGACCTGATGAGGAACCCCGGCCGCGCCGCGCGGCGCCCCCGCCGCCGCCTCCGCCGCCCGAGTCGCCTCCCCCGCCTCCGCCCACTGCCGCGCCTGAACCCGCGGCGGCAACGCCGGCAGCGGACCCTCCCAAACGACGAGAACGCCTCACCGCCCTGCCCGGAGAGCGGTTGAGCGGGCGCGCCGGGCCTAATCCCGACGCCCCGGACTAG
- a CDS encoding site-2 protease family protein: MTSESVIPVRLFESADQAGLAPPPPGSQASYWAGGLLASVVFFGSIVAHEAAHALMAVRRGIAVPRIRLFVFGGVAEISQEPRAAGQEFAIAIVGPLTSAAIGGVFLALAQVLPPATVPRVTAQWLGEINLFLAAFNLLPGFPLDGGRVLRAIVWGITQNVHTATRVASLAGAGFGILLILFGVVQFIAFRGLGVQALWAVFIGWFLWSAARSALREGDIRRRLSSMVVRDVTRAFTQAPFPLDAVIAEVESRISAENAPPVWPVADAAGDVYAMVATRDIAAVPPFLRETTRVGDVAREIDPADVLEPETSLDGVLQDAQRRHRGYYVVNAGGRVVGWVYVGDLLRAGRQKT, translated from the coding sequence ATGACCTCGGAGTCCGTGATCCCGGTGCGGCTCTTCGAATCCGCCGACCAAGCGGGCCTCGCGCCGCCACCGCCGGGATCGCAGGCGAGCTACTGGGCCGGCGGGCTGCTGGCCAGCGTCGTCTTCTTCGGCTCGATCGTGGCCCACGAGGCGGCCCACGCCCTGATGGCCGTTCGCCGCGGCATCGCCGTGCCCCGGATTCGGCTTTTCGTGTTCGGCGGCGTGGCCGAGATCTCCCAGGAGCCGCGCGCCGCTGGCCAGGAGTTTGCCATCGCCATTGTCGGCCCGCTCACCAGCGCCGCCATCGGCGGCGTGTTCCTGGCCCTGGCCCAGGTGCTGCCGCCGGCCACCGTGCCGCGCGTGACGGCGCAGTGGCTCGGCGAGATCAACCTCTTTCTGGCCGCCTTCAACCTGCTGCCGGGATTTCCGCTCGACGGCGGACGCGTGCTGCGGGCCATCGTCTGGGGCATCACGCAGAACGTGCACACGGCCACGCGCGTCGCCAGCCTGGCCGGCGCCGGGTTCGGCATCCTACTGATCCTCTTCGGCGTGGTGCAGTTCATCGCCTTTCGCGGCCTTGGCGTGCAGGCGCTGTGGGCCGTGTTCATCGGCTGGTTTCTCTGGTCGGCCGCGCGCTCGGCGCTGCGCGAGGGCGACATTCGGCGACGGCTCAGCTCCATGGTGGTGCGCGACGTGACGCGGGCCTTCACCCAAGCGCCGTTTCCTCTTGACGCGGTCATCGCCGAGGTCGAGTCACGCATCAGCGCCGAGAATGCTCCTCCGGTCTGGCCCGTGGCCGATGCCGCCGGCGACGTCTACGCCATGGTCGCCACGCGCGACATCGCCGCCGTACCGCCGTTTCTGCGAGAGACGACCCGCGTGGGCGATGTCGCGCGGGAGATCGATCCCGCCGACGTGCTCGAACCGGAGACGTCGCTCGACGGCGTGCTCCAGGACGCCCAGCGTCGCCATCGCGGCTACTACGTGGTCAACGCCGGCGGCCGGGTCGTTGGCTGGGTCTACGTCGGCGACCTGCTCCGCGCCGGACGCCAGAAGACCTAA
- a CDS encoding NYN domain-containing protein, whose translation MKRLSPIPEDFAPDAESAGSPEDDLRALMDELKDAVSAPRAAERDLAAAAKALSRAAGALHTSNGASDYGPKLRLGVFLDTANLTDRGSDDPIRVDFAKLLAHVTEGRRTVHARAYCPIYADFNGRLEHQRSVAPVWDMGYDIVTKPIKVFADGTRKADLDLVLVVDVIRRLPTMDVVALMSGDGDYVPMVEYLREHGVRVEVYSFADAIAEELRLAANAWHDISALTSVHVGAPAPKRSRSRAGASASSA comes from the coding sequence ATGAAACGACTGTCACCCATCCCAGAAGACTTCGCGCCCGATGCCGAATCCGCAGGCAGCCCGGAAGACGACCTGCGGGCCCTGATGGATGAGTTGAAAGACGCCGTGTCGGCGCCGCGCGCCGCCGAGCGCGACCTGGCCGCCGCGGCCAAGGCCCTTTCCCGGGCCGCCGGCGCCCTGCACACATCGAATGGCGCCTCCGACTACGGCCCCAAACTGCGCCTGGGCGTCTTTCTGGACACGGCCAACCTGACGGATCGGGGCTCGGACGATCCCATTCGCGTGGACTTCGCCAAGCTCTTGGCCCATGTCACCGAGGGCCGCCGCACGGTCCACGCGCGCGCCTATTGCCCCATCTACGCCGACTTCAACGGCCGGCTCGAGCACCAGCGCTCGGTCGCGCCCGTCTGGGACATGGGCTACGACATCGTCACCAAGCCCATCAAGGTGTTTGCCGACGGCACCCGCAAGGCCGACCTCGACCTGGTCCTAGTCGTCGACGTGATCCGCCGCTTGCCGACCATGGACGTCGTGGCGCTCATGTCCGGCGACGGCGACTACGTACCGATGGTTGAATACCTGCGGGAGCACGGCGTGCGCGTCGAGGTGTACTCCTTCGCCGATGCGATTGCCGAAGAGCTGCGCCTGGCCGCCAATGCCTGGCACGACATCAGCGCCCTGACCTCCGTGCACGTGGGCGCCCCTGCCCCCAAGCGGAGCCGCAGCCGCGCCGGCGCGTCGGCCTCCAGCGCCTGA
- a CDS encoding GTP-binding protein, translated as MKVTLVYGFLGAGKTTLLRRLIPRLQPLGRIAVLVNEFGREGIDQHVLRTADVRVRELTGGCICCEVRGDLLAALVQIGREVAPERLVVEPTGLAAPYMLGQVFTQAEVREIAQVDSVVTVVDAARHEAAHQAFGDFYVDQMRVADVLAINKADIATPEQIETARDAARQLNPDAALAVTSYADVDLDLVLAAIAAPRPAPAEANGAHGHGEQPELSTLGLERATFQPESLARDHLDRWLAALARGDFGDVVRAKGIVRVDNATLLVDVVMGGVEVRTFRPTPARFEIIGRNLDPRSMEKFLANGNTHIPSPSLTQ; from the coding sequence GTGAAAGTCACGCTCGTCTACGGATTCCTCGGCGCCGGCAAGACCACGTTGCTGCGCCGGTTGATCCCGCGTCTCCAGCCCCTGGGCCGCATCGCCGTGCTCGTCAACGAGTTCGGCCGGGAGGGCATTGATCAGCACGTGCTGCGCACCGCCGACGTGAGGGTCCGCGAGCTCACCGGCGGCTGCATCTGTTGCGAGGTGCGCGGCGACCTGCTCGCGGCGCTGGTCCAGATCGGCCGCGAGGTGGCGCCGGAGCGGCTGGTCGTCGAGCCCACCGGCCTCGCCGCACCCTACATGCTGGGCCAGGTGTTCACCCAGGCCGAGGTGCGCGAGATCGCCCAGGTCGACTCGGTGGTCACGGTCGTCGATGCTGCCAGACATGAAGCCGCCCACCAGGCCTTCGGCGATTTCTACGTGGACCAGATGCGCGTGGCCGACGTGTTGGCGATCAACAAGGCCGACATCGCGACGCCGGAGCAGATCGAGACCGCGCGCGATGCCGCCCGCCAACTCAATCCCGACGCCGCCCTGGCCGTCACCAGCTATGCGGACGTCGACCTTGATCTCGTCCTCGCCGCCATTGCCGCGCCCCGCCCTGCCCCCGCTGAGGCCAACGGCGCCCACGGCCACGGAGAGCAACCCGAGCTCTCCACGCTCGGGCTCGAGCGCGCCACCTTCCAGCCCGAGTCGCTCGCGCGCGACCACCTCGACCGCTGGCTTGCCGCTCTCGCCCGCGGCGATTTCGGTGACGTGGTTCGCGCCAAGGGCATCGTGCGCGTGGACAACGCCACGTTGCTCGTCGACGTTGTAATGGGGGGCGTGGAGGTCCGGACGTTCAGGCCGACGCCGGCACGCTTCGAAATCATCGGCCGCAATCTCGATCCTCGATCCATGGAGAAGTTTCTCGCCAATGGCAACACGCACATCCCGAGCCCGTCGCTCACGCAGTAG
- the polA gene encoding DNA polymerase I has protein sequence MATEQRPRLIVLDVASLLHRAYHAVPKHFATASGEPTNAVFGFTTTLLRIVDLLAPTHAAAAFDLPGKTFRDDMFEDYKAGRPETDEALVVQFGRVRELLEVFGIPSYDLESYEADDVLGTLAVQAERAGFDVFLVTGDRDAYQLVTPHVQVLSSNPRTGEPVIYDAAAIRARWGVEPDQVVDFKGLVGDSSDNIPGVTGIGEKTASKLLQQFRDIDEIYAHLDDVAPAARRRLEDQRDQAELSRELARIVTDLPVEFDPDRTRLWQADAEATTALMLELQFRTLMDRLPFGLAEPAAHDGAPATAEITPQIVDTLAAADELCERLLTVERAGVFPLLRETRAGPELCGLGIAWDGASAYVSCTPSDASLLHSLRVWLASPDHDKLAFDSKLLLRGLSGCGLDLGGVQLDLLLAAYLVDADATPQTIDDLAFRRLGETLAPPMVDAPPPNTFATLSPEEIAQPLAVRADACLRLASGLEQDLDANDLTSILRDVEMPLATVLAAIESRGVAIDADALRELSQAMQGEIETLAAAIHEDAGGPFNINSPKQLGPVLFEKLGLPAGRRTKSGYSTASGVLEDIIDAHPVVQRVLDFRAISKLKSTYADALANLVVPETGRIHTSFNQAVAATGRLSSANPNLQNIPIRTARGREIRRAFVSGADDLALLAIDYSQIELRVLAHASEDEAMCAAFQEGQDIHAATAARLYGVGIADVTSDMRRLAKTTNFGIVYGISSQGLAQRTEMTFEEAQAFIDTYFATYPGVKSYMDRTVAEAHDRGYVQTMLGRRRYLPGLKARVFHQRAATERVAINMPIQGAAADIIKIAMIQLDQELQRHALASRMLLQVHDELVLEVPRDELDAVVPLATASMTQAYPLRVPVVVDARVGANWRDMEEL, from the coding sequence ATGGCGACCGAGCAACGCCCGCGCCTGATCGTTCTCGACGTAGCGTCCCTGCTGCACCGGGCCTATCACGCGGTGCCCAAGCACTTCGCCACCGCCTCCGGCGAGCCCACGAACGCCGTCTTCGGCTTCACCACCACCCTGCTGCGCATCGTCGACCTGCTCGCGCCCACGCACGCCGCCGCGGCCTTCGATCTCCCCGGCAAGACCTTTCGCGACGACATGTTCGAGGACTACAAAGCCGGTCGGCCCGAGACCGACGAGGCCCTCGTAGTGCAGTTTGGCCGGGTGCGCGAGCTGCTGGAGGTGTTCGGCATCCCGTCGTACGACCTCGAAAGCTACGAGGCCGACGACGTGCTCGGCACGCTGGCGGTGCAGGCCGAGCGCGCCGGGTTCGACGTGTTCCTGGTCACCGGCGACCGCGACGCCTATCAGCTCGTGACGCCGCACGTGCAGGTGCTCAGCAGCAACCCGCGCACCGGTGAGCCGGTCATCTACGACGCGGCGGCGATCCGCGCGCGCTGGGGCGTCGAGCCGGACCAGGTCGTGGACTTCAAGGGCCTGGTGGGCGATTCCTCCGACAACATCCCCGGCGTCACCGGCATTGGCGAGAAGACCGCCTCGAAGCTCCTGCAGCAGTTTCGGGACATCGACGAGATCTACGCGCACCTCGACGACGTGGCGCCGGCCGCCCGGCGGCGGCTCGAAGACCAGCGTGACCAGGCCGAGCTGTCCCGCGAGCTGGCGCGCATCGTCACCGATCTGCCGGTCGAATTCGATCCCGACCGCACGCGCCTTTGGCAGGCCGACGCCGAGGCAACGACGGCGCTCATGCTGGAGCTCCAGTTCCGCACCCTGATGGACCGCCTGCCGTTCGGCCTCGCGGAGCCGGCGGCCCACGACGGCGCCCCGGCGACCGCCGAAATCACGCCGCAGATCGTCGACACTCTCGCGGCAGCCGACGAGCTCTGCGAACGGCTGCTCACCGTCGAGCGGGCGGGGGTGTTCCCGCTGCTGCGCGAAACCCGCGCCGGCCCCGAGCTCTGCGGCCTGGGGATTGCCTGGGACGGGGCCTCGGCCTACGTTTCCTGCACCCCGAGCGACGCAAGCCTCCTCCATTCGCTCCGCGTGTGGCTGGCTTCGCCGGACCACGACAAGCTCGCCTTCGACTCCAAGCTGCTGCTACGCGGACTCTCCGGCTGCGGGCTGGACCTCGGCGGGGTGCAACTCGACCTGTTGCTGGCGGCCTACCTGGTTGACGCCGACGCCACGCCGCAGACCATCGACGACCTGGCGTTCCGCCGCCTGGGCGAGACCTTGGCGCCGCCGATGGTCGACGCCCCGCCTCCGAACACGTTCGCGACGCTGTCGCCGGAGGAGATCGCGCAGCCCCTGGCCGTGCGCGCCGACGCCTGCCTGCGCCTCGCGTCCGGCCTGGAGCAAGACCTGGACGCCAACGACCTGACCTCCATCCTGCGCGACGTCGAGATGCCGCTGGCCACCGTGCTGGCCGCCATCGAGAGCCGGGGCGTGGCCATCGACGCCGACGCCCTGCGGGAACTTTCGCAGGCCATGCAGGGCGAGATCGAGACCCTGGCGGCAGCCATCCACGAAGACGCCGGCGGACCGTTCAACATCAACTCGCCGAAGCAGTTAGGCCCTGTGCTCTTCGAGAAACTGGGCCTGCCGGCGGGTCGCAGGACCAAATCGGGCTACTCCACCGCCAGCGGCGTGCTCGAGGACATCATCGACGCGCATCCGGTGGTCCAGCGGGTGCTCGACTTCCGCGCCATCTCCAAGCTCAAGTCCACCTACGCCGACGCCCTCGCCAACCTTGTCGTTCCCGAGACCGGGCGCATCCACACCAGCTTCAACCAGGCCGTGGCCGCCACGGGTCGGCTGTCGTCGGCCAACCCAAACCTGCAGAACATCCCCATCCGCACCGCGCGCGGACGCGAGATCCGGCGGGCCTTCGTCTCCGGCGCCGACGATCTTGCCCTGCTCGCCATCGACTACTCGCAAATCGAGCTGCGCGTGCTGGCCCACGCGAGCGAGGACGAGGCCATGTGCGCCGCGTTTCAGGAGGGCCAGGACATCCACGCCGCAACCGCCGCGCGTCTCTACGGCGTGGGCATCGCCGACGTGACCTCGGACATGCGGCGCCTCGCCAAGACCACGAACTTCGGCATCGTCTACGGCATCAGCTCCCAGGGGCTGGCGCAGCGCACCGAGATGACCTTCGAGGAGGCCCAGGCGTTCATCGACACCTATTTCGCCACCTATCCCGGCGTCAAGTCCTACATGGACCGCACCGTCGCCGAAGCCCACGACCGCGGCTATGTCCAGACGATGCTCGGGCGCCGCCGCTATCTGCCGGGTCTCAAGGCCCGCGTCTTTCACCAGCGGGCGGCCACCGAGCGCGTGGCCATCAACATGCCCATCCAGGGCGCTGCCGCGGACATCATCAAGATCGCCATGATCCAGTTGGACCAGGAGTTGCAGCGCCACGCCCTCGCGTCCCGCATGCTGCTGCAGGTCCACGACGAGCTGGTGCTCGAGGTGCCGCGGGACGAGCTCGACGCCGTGGTCCCACTGGCGACGGCCAGCATGACCCAGGCCTATCCCCTGCGCGTGCCCGTGGTCGTCGACGCGCGCGTGGGCGCCAACTGGCGCGACATGGAGGAGCTGTAG
- a CDS encoding XdhC family protein, which produces MGGLCRGGGMITDAAAAALGAIASRTPQVFVYVAGVRRVPGVDLGLKLRFETDDRLIGSLGSEALDGAVARDAADALRTGEPITHTYAADGSPASRRAAAYVKVFFDPIVPTPRLVIAGAGHIAQPLALCADLLEFETWVVDDRADYANRERFPTADRVVVDPMHEFFSELRVDPATYVVLVTRAHRYDEESLRQLLDTPAPYIGMIGSRRRVHIVHQTLLAEGISPDKFRRVYAPIGLDIGSRTPAEIALAIMAEIVNLRRGGRASHLSLELFRAEGDPA; this is translated from the coding sequence ATGGGAGGCCTCTGCCGCGGCGGCGGCATGATCACGGACGCGGCGGCGGCGGCGCTCGGCGCCATCGCCTCGCGCACACCCCAAGTCTTCGTCTACGTCGCCGGCGTGCGCCGCGTGCCGGGCGTCGACCTCGGCCTCAAGCTGCGGTTTGAAACCGATGATCGCCTCATCGGCTCGCTCGGGTCCGAGGCGCTGGACGGCGCCGTCGCCCGAGACGCGGCTGACGCCCTCAGGACCGGCGAGCCCATCACCCACACCTATGCCGCTGACGGCAGCCCGGCCTCGCGCCGCGCCGCGGCCTACGTCAAGGTGTTCTTCGACCCCATCGTCCCCACGCCGCGGCTCGTCATTGCCGGCGCCGGGCACATCGCCCAGCCGCTGGCCCTCTGCGCGGATCTGCTGGAGTTCGAGACCTGGGTCGTGGACGATCGCGCCGACTACGCCAACCGCGAGCGCTTTCCCACCGCCGACCGCGTCGTGGTGGACCCGATGCACGAATTCTTCTCCGAGTTGCGCGTCGATCCGGCCACCTACGTCGTGCTCGTCACCCGCGCGCATCGCTACGACGAGGAGTCGCTGCGCCAACTGCTCGACACGCCCGCGCCCTACATCGGCATGATCGGCAGCCGCCGCCGCGTGCACATCGTCCACCAGACGTTGCTGGCGGAGGGGATTTCACCCGACAAGTTCCGGCGCGTCTACGCCCCGATCGGCCTGGACATCGGCAGTCGCACGCCCGCCGAAATCGCCCTCGCCATCATGGCCGAGATCGTCAACCTGCGCCGCGGCGGCCGCGCTTCGCATCTCTCGCTGGAGCTTTTCCGAGCCGAAGGCGACCCCGCCTAG
- a CDS encoding XdhC family protein — protein MEPFFRHILERTGRGERVVAALVVGSRGSTPQRIGARMLFFEDGSSWGTVGGGCVESDVRANARRTLADGRARNIEIDLVDDVRGEGDVCGGTLDVLIEPWEASAAAAA, from the coding sequence ATGGAGCCGTTCTTCCGCCACATCCTCGAGCGCACCGGCCGCGGCGAGCGCGTCGTCGCCGCGCTGGTCGTCGGCAGCCGCGGCTCGACCCCGCAGCGCATCGGCGCGCGCATGTTGTTCTTCGAGGACGGATCGAGCTGGGGCACCGTCGGCGGCGGCTGCGTCGAATCCGACGTGCGGGCCAACGCCCGTCGCACCCTGGCCGACGGCCGCGCGCGCAACATCGAAATCGATCTCGTCGACGACGTGCGCGGTGAAGGCGATGTGTGCGGCGGCACGCTCGACGTGCTGATCGAGCCATGGGAGGCCTCTGCCGCGGCGGCGGCATGA